The genomic DNA CTAAATGACATCTGTCTAGAAATAGTGGCCCATATTTTGCTTTGCTATAACttgcaattccattgacttcagcagatttGTGCAGAGTAGAATTTGTGCCAGGTTTGTACTTTGTGTCCAGTCCAACTCTCATTAAGGCTGATACTAGACAAACGTGCAATTCACACAGGTAGTAGTTTGAATTGTATATTGTCTTGTCTTTTGTACCAGCTGCCCTCAGAATAATCACTAACACTCCATTATGTAAAGTGACAAGGAAGGCCACAGAATGCATCTCAGAACTGatccaagaacacagagctgtcAGGAGCCCAAACTGACCTAGAGTAGGCCAACATTTGAACAATAATTTATGCTGCTCTTTTAAACATAGCTGGGGAACTTAAATACATCTTGAACCAAATCCAGCTCACCTTGCTCACGTGAGTAGTCCCAGTCTCAGTGAGCAAAATGAAGAGAGTTTGTCCTCTTTAGTTTTGTTTACACTAGGGCAGCTAAATCTACAAGGAATGACTGCAGAGACCAAAGTTCAGCCTCTATTTTGGCTAGAGCGGGTCAAGAAATTTTCTGACAAATAGTTTTCCTTTGGATAATGCTGTTTCAACAAAATCCCACTGGAATGTGTTGATTCCACTGAAACTAGCAACAAAATCAGTCAGGCAAACTGACTGACTAGTTTTCCCTGCCTGGCTTCTTGCCAGCCTGCCTGCCAGCTGGCCAGGCTTCTAGCAATCTGCTCAATTCCCAGGATCCCCCTTTAATGGGTTGTCTGGGTGGCCAGCTCCCTGGCTGGTTTTCTCCCTtcccagaattaaaaaaaaaagctgttctgTGCAAAAATATTCCATTTCCAACTTCTTGTtccaattcaaaatgaatttttttagcAATGTGAACTTTCCCATGAAATTAAATAGCCAGTTCCTGCTCATCTCCAGTATTGGAAGGAAGGGTTCTGGACTGCAGGAGACAGAACAGACTGTGAGTGGCTGAAGCTTAGAGCAGGCTGTCATTGCTGCGTCATgccttgtttaattttaaataaattttgttattAAATATAAGCTCTCTGTACCTTATTAAGAATACAACAAAACCAGCGGCGATCGTGGTTTTAAAGCAGCGTCGAACACAGTTTGTCTTTGTGCTTGCAGCTAAAATGTTCAGCACTACTTTAGATACACTATTGCTAACAAGAGGTCTAGAGAAGGATGTCAGCTGTTCAGTTTTTGGCTGCAGATATGATCCTTTAAAAAGGAAGCAACTAATATTTCCTGATGTTTTTGGTAAGGTAACTTGGAAGCTTCCCTGAAATTagatcattttttccccattggcATGGAAAACTAAGAACCCCAGCTGTAGCTCCTCACATTTGGCCAGGTGACAGGGTGGCCTTGTAGTCACAGCAGGTGCAGAAAACCAACCATCGGGACTAAGTGTGGAGCCAGAGTCAGCAGTCAGAAACTAGAGCTGAAGGTCAAACTGGAGGTGAGGAACTGAAACAAACAGGTAACACAGGAGCAGTCACAGTGTTGGGCATGAGCACTGAGCAGGCAGCGAGGAGCTGCTGATGCTGGATTAAGAGCCAGCCTGCTGGCCTCTCCAGCCAATCAGGCCATCTGCTGCAGGCCGGTTGTACTGATTAGGTTGCCCGGACACTAGCTCTGTTGTAGTGCCTGAATCCTGACACACATTAATATGTGGCTGAAGAGAAGTGTTTTAGTTGAACAAAAATAGACAGAATTAAAGGGTAAATTGACAAATATTTATGGAAATGATCACACTTTTCAAACTACTTGGTTATGCATACTGTCATGTTTTGGAGTGCAGTTCAGAGCAGTCAGaagttgtgtcaccacctgccccgCAGCTCTGGTTGcctcacactgctttgctgttgtagctcccaacaaGCCTATGAGCatgtgtcacggactcacagatcgtgcccacacttggccctgtgcagtccgtggggggtgcccctttcagtgagacagcccttctcgggggtccactctctctcggggtcaggtcCCTCTACCTCcttggagccgcacctctctgagctttAGCACATCTGTCTCTCCGTGGCCCCTCCGAGTCCGCacctctggaccccctgggcctcttcaccccaaaggggctgatgcaaccctgttctctagaccagagtgactctcagccagcataaaacaggaggatttattgagagttgaacacagcacaggaaactctcagggcctcaggcctggcctctcacaataacagcacatccagTCCCCTGCGTCCAGGTGGGCCCTGCCTGCTTCCCTcgccagcctgagccccctgctttccagctgggtctctgatatccccggcctcaagcccgcctcagtccattgtcttctctccaggtaaacaggctggatcgtaaacaggaaggcctgagtcccctttcctcgcagctctcctctgtggaaccggctggtcaggtcaccggggtcctctcttctgcagcccattgtcctcccactggccaaccggttgtgtctcctgggcttggtccctctccggtcctctgtaaccacaactccctctcccctcacctcgttaaaccaatAACACCCAGGTAcaattgagtcccaccccctgtgcatgcaaaccctggaaaagacaaaaacccaagaaaacccccacttcgtcacagctgcaggtcacaccctgagtttCTGTCTGTGTACTAGAGAGCTCTGGTTCAGTGGCTCCTGAACCCATCATCCTGTCTTCAGTCCCATTGTTCCACTCTGGCTTCTACCAgtcttggttactacttgcagggtgaccccaatacTCCCCAATCCTGGACTTCCCCCAAACTGCATGTTCTGCAAATGTCTAACCCTTCCGGACAGTTCAGCGAAATATAGCTATGTCTGTATTTTCATAAGACACAGGTATCAGGGGTAtccagttagtctgtatccacacaaaaaaaaaacaaataaaaaaggagtctggtggcaccttaaagactaacagatatatttgggcataagctttcgtggataaaaaaaaacacctcacttcttcagatgcagggaGCCATAACcttcccactttttgaaagtgcaTGGGCTTGGCCCAGTACACTTTTCACCAAGGCAGATCCTGCCcgcttcccctcctcttcccccaaagccccactccTGGGCAGGTAGAGGGTTcgctgcagctccccacagctgcctgcctggCTCTTATCATGGCCAGGCTGCGGCTCTGAGGCCCCCCAGATGGAGCCGAGTTGGGGAGAGCTGTGCGGGTAGCTGTGGAGAGCCTGGGTCCCTGCCCAAGGCAGGGGGCGGCCTTCACCCGCACCTCGGGTGGGGGCTTCCGGCCCTCCCCACTTTTGGGAGGGCTCCGGCACCCTTGCCCCGGGCTGGGGCTAATGGGGTCCAGCCTACGGCCAGGGACTCTGAAAGGCTGGAGCCGGTGTTTGTGCTGCCCACGcacccagggctgggggccaTGCTGCCTGCCCACCCAGCATGCTGGGGGCTGTGATCAGCCAGAGACTTCAACACAGTTGCCCGTCCACCCATCTGCCACGCCAGGCAGTGCTGCCTGCCCACCTtgcactccagggctgggggagggctgctgggctccagcaggggaaGAGCGGTGGGAAGGATGGGGCCCCAGACAGAAGAGGCAGGCTGGTAGGAGCTAGCCTTCCCAAGCCCATGGTTCATCCACTGCCCATGCCAGTAAGCCTTCAAAATGAATTATTCTGAAAACTAAAACCCAGACCAAGCTTCTCTCTTCTGCTGGGTATACATGCCATGCTGTCTTCTCCACCACTAGTTAATGTGAGGTTTACCTCCACCTCTTGTCAGCTTGATAAGTTTGTTTAATGCTtatatgtaaactgaggtaaacattattttgtttaggatagacctgTTTAACAAGTCCCTCTGCCATACTTGGTTTACACACTCTTCAGGCATAATTCCAGCATATATTCACAACTCTTAATGTCCATCACATACATATATCACACATGACTATTAATGATcaatgagttattagttttcaaatgatacctcacaaagcatattttgtacaaagactaCAATAGTgtgcagggtgtgaatacaggagtgcTTAGCATCACCCATACTTCAGAAGCAATACCCAGCCCCTACTGCACTGAGGAGAGAAGGactgtcttgtggttaaggcattggagtGGGACTCAAGGATTttggttcaattccttgctctccCACAGAtaccctgtgtgatcttgggcaagtcatttcatatCTCTGCCCTTGGATGTGGAGATTATGACAAGTATCAGACAGTGGTTTTCCCGATTAAGAATGGTGCCTTAAAAGGTTGAGGAGCACATACAGTGATGAGTTGAGCCCCTTCAAATCCTAGTAAGACAAAAGGGGCTCAGTAACTTGTATAAACTGAGCTTATGGAGTGGTATGTTTGAATATTTCTTCGGCGTTAGCCTAAGAGCTTGACACTATTTAGTTTGATTTAAAGTGAAGCAGGAAAACCTGATTAGTGTGGCATGCTAAGACCTGACTTGTCCTGAGGAAACAGAGACTGTTGATAGTCTGGTGTCACAGAAAGAAACTGGGTTCAACAAGGCAAATTTCTCAGAGACAGAACGAATCTTGGAATCCAGAATCACAACCCTTATTCAAGCCTTTCCTTACAGAGGAGGTTTCTTTGTCATGGTATGGGGAATCTCACCCTATCTTAAACTTGATGTTTTCCCCCCTCCTACTGATCCACATATCCTCCATTCTCCCTTtcttcctgtgatttttttcaaatcacTTATGGTCCCATAGTGTGCAGTAACTGAGTTTAAAAGAGTCTTTCCCATTCTCTTTATTATGGCTGCCTTTGGAATCACGTAGGATGGTTGTACTTTAGTGACAGCATACAGACTAAAATGTGATTATATCTTATGACGTTTAACCTAGGTCACCTGTGCAATAGTTGAATACCTGATTAAGTACatctacaaaataaaaacagtagtAAAAATTGCTGAAGACTACAAtctgaatgcagggttttttagTCTTCAACAATTGCATTTAATTATAATAAGAAAATGGATACTGATATTTTAAATTCACTTTGAAAAGTAACTGAATCAAAAACTAAACACCCCGTTTAAATCACTCCAGAAAAAGGAAGTTCACATGTCCCACTTCCAGTAAAGTATAGGTCCCACTCATTTGAACACTTACGCATCTGAAGTTACACACGAGTACCCTGACTACAACAGAACAACTAAAACAAGTCAAGTTAAGTATATGTAGGACCCTAAAAAACACAGAACGTTCAAAAGAACACACCCAAATcctttttattttgctattttgaTAGTGATGGTTGCATTAGAAATACTGAGGGTACATAGACCTGCATGAACATTATTGCACATTTCCTGGCATTTTCAGGACTTTTTGCATGGGTACAGATCACTGTTTGAAAACTATAGCACAACTACAGTattgccatttttaaaataagcatattTACCACATACTTAAAATATGCTCATAATGTACAATGCTCAGGGAAAATGCATTGTATATGGAAAACAGAATCATTTGAAACTATAATTTGGTGTGATGGGATAGTCTATTAAAAGGAACgttaatttgaaaatgtaactaCATTATTTAATTGAAGGATttcaattttttctctttttcaaaataattacAGTACTCATGGAAGGTATTGGATTGACAGCTCGGAAGAATGGATCTAATTAACAGTTTATACGAATCTCTGATTTATCAACAGTTTTGTTTAGATGTGGGCCTGAACAAAATCCCAGAAGTGACCTCTACGCCAGCTCCTAAAGTAAACGTTTTAAGGGGTAAAAATCCAGGTTCTAAGGTGAGTTTTGTTGCTCAGGCCAATATCTGCTGATAAAGAACTGGATCCCGCCATATTAAAGTTAGTGGAAGTTTTTCTCTCAGTTTGAATGGCAGCAAAatcaagccagtagcaagtagagGCTAACAGTTAATAAAGATGCAGAACTGCTGTCCAGTTAATTGGTTTTGTAATGGAATTGTGTCAATAATGTAACATGCACTGACTAGACAGAATATATTTAGATTGcagaatatgaaaaataaaatagtagaTAATGACTGCAGTTAACACAGATTAACATTACAGGATGTTCCTATTCTGAGAAAAGTATCAACAGCCACATCATGGGAAAGCCTGTTGTGGGTGTGGGGGGTCCTTTTCATACCACCTCCCAAAGAGTGTCACTGACAAGACCGGTTTAGAAGTGCCATTCTGGTTTATCAGACGTCCATCACTTAATACCTAGTTTGAGAGAAGAAAGATAAATAGTACCATTAGCAGAGCAGTGTGTGGGCAACATTAATATGTTCAAGTATTTCAGTTTAgcttggaaaaaggcaaataatgTACAACCCAATCTCTGACTCAAGCCAATCATCAAGAGCAGAAGGCCTCTGAGCATATCCAAGTTGTCATAGTTGGACAATTTTTATGTTTAGCACTGGCCTTTGTCATCTTAGAATAGGatcctttgaaatgcaagtctgaaACAGCTCAAGGGCATCCTCTTACCTGAAATTCACCAGGCGCCAGTTGAACCCCAGTGAGCAAGACTTCTGGAAAGATGTAGCTAGTGCCAAATGTGCCACTGAGAGAGAATGTGTCAAAGCTGGTGTGAGCAGTAGCCACTGGCTGCCCGCAAGTTTTCAAGTCTGTGCTTTTACACTTCAGTAGTGTGCATATCTATGGGGAAGAAACAGAGGGGATATATTTGGAGAGCTTACAGTAAACAAGAGCCAGGCTTTGACAACAGGAAAAACCTTTCATTGTCAaggtattataaaaatatttactcaTATAATTAAGTCAGACCCATGGATGCTCTGATACCTTATAATTCAACAGAATGCTTCACTTGTGCCTGTGCCTGTGCGTATTTACCCACTCAATTATAGCTCTGTAACTGACACAATTTGTGGCCTGAACAAATCATTTCAGCTCTGTCTCAGTTTCGCAGTCAATGAAATGGGGATTTTAGAAGGGTGGTCACCCctcctgccctgaaggacttGAAATCAGCCCCAGAAAAGGGCTGAGGCTGTGAGAGATCTGCTGCTAGGATAAGCAGCAAGCCTTGGCTGATTGGGGAACCTGCCACAGATGCAGCCACGTCCCAATCAGGACCCAGCTGGTCCTTATACGAGGGCAGTCGGCCAGGAacacacagagtctctctctaacttgctgagggagaagggcctggctgtctGGGAGCTGAACATAGTACCTaaagtgaagcagggctgggggaaggctagaggagctggggcagctccagcatggaaaccccccaggctgcaggccttgttaaaggccggaaagggtactggggttgcagaggggcagcacaagggtaggcagaggcaggaggTCCAAACCCTCCGTGTTGGTGATGAGTGGCAtttagactgcagtctgccccagtgaacgggggctagatcaagactggcagtagccatagtctgaggcgaggtggggatacaGGGTGGGGGCACCCAAGGGGCAGCATCTCGGcctaaaaggggcactggggtccaggagggactcagGGCCAGTGgcaagtgggacactggcctgcagagggctggcAAGCTAATTGCCTGGACAACCAGCAAGAGgaaccacaggggtgagtcccaccccATTACAAGGATATTTGCCTGTCCTACACAGAAGGATCCATTTAGGCTTACACAATGCTATAGAAATGGTACTAAACTGGAAATAAGAATGAACTCAAAAGCTATGTGTAAAGGGTGGATTATATCCCTGTGTCTTCGATACATTAGCTTGCAATCCCAGCAATACATTAGAGTCCTATCAGCATGAGCATCGCTTCAACCTGATGCTAAATGTTCAAAGCTGAAACAAGCTGTCCCACAGGATAGAGCATTTTTTCTGAGTCAGCAAGTGCTGCAACAGGCTGTCCTCCTAACGTTAGTATGTGTTCTAGGAAGGGGCTGTGTGCGTTCCCTTCCAGGTACAGACACCAACTTCTCTGAACCCTTATAACCAAAGATAAACCCAGGCCTTTGGCCAGGAAAAGACATCACAATCAGAACAGGAAGCATCAAGATCCTAAACTGGGTAAAGAAGACCAGTGGGGTTAATAGTATCCTATTTCTCgaacatttgttttaagaaagcaCTTTGTGATGAAGTATCTAACTATCCCTTGGGGCAGATGTGAAGGACTCCAAATGGAAAAGGGATGTTCCAGCCCTCCGCCACCCTACCCCAtcagaaataaagagaaaacgCTCTACCTGCAAATAGTATTCTCCTTCAATCACATGGAGGCCATCAAAAGCACCTAACACATATACTTCATCTTCTCGCTTCTCCACCGTCCTGTAGCTCAAATGACAGCAAAGGTCTTTCTGGCAAACTGTACGGTTTCCTTCAGGCTTAGTGAGTTCAGTGAAGGTGAACAGATCAAAGTAAATGACTCCGCTGAAATCATGGTCATCTGGTGAGAATCGGTTGATGCTTGTGGCATACAAGCTCCAGTTGACAGCAATAGGGTAAGTGGGAGAAAGACGAGGGTGTGAACTCAGCTGTGCTACCAGGAGGTGACCGTTCTCTGTTTCTGTATTGTAATGAAATGCCCTGGGTCCATTTGGTGCATAGATGCCACTCCCTGTGTGTGACAGACAAGAGGGAGCTTTTAATCAGAAAGCAATTACCCATTTCGTATTGTGCACTTAATCATCACACATTAAACATGTGCACAGTTTTATTTCATTATTGTCAGAACTATTTTACAGTCAAAATTAAAGCTTTTACTATAAGCCTGGCTAAtgctcattgacatcaatgggaactAGACCAAACTCAAACGTTTCACAGCATGTAAGTGACATATAATGGGAGATAAATCACATGCTAGTAAGTGTGACTAAATTGGTGTAAATGACAGTGATTGGGGGGAAAAGGTACAAATTACACTTGTTGGATTTGGTCTTGTCTCTCTTATGTAGTTTTTATTTGGCAGAGTGGCTGGTAACACTataaagcaaataaaacattGTAGGGAAAACATGTGCCAAGAAATCCCTTACCTTTGCACCTCCATGTAGGTCTTAAATGCATGgctatcatttttattttacaataccaaaaaaaacaccccaccccaccccccacgtcccacacacaaaaaacaatctctgaggaaagaaaggaaagaatagGGCCATCTAACGTTAGCATAGCAATGACTCAACATCAGTGGAGATGGCTGTGAAGATGCCTAAACAAAGGAGCCCAAGTAGTAAAAAGTTTAGTGCTAGCTAACAACTGGAATTGCTCCCCCACAGTAATACTAAGCTATAAATTGGACAAGCTTCATACATGAAAAAGGCATGACAAGTCTGTTCATTTGAAATGAATAGTTATGCAAGTGTTAGACCCATCCTTAACAGATATATCAGATTGTTATACTATGCTATTGCTCTGGGACAATGAACATACACACAACTATAATGTATGAATCCTAGCAacaggctgaaaaaaaaaatatcaaggaaCACAAGTCTATAAAGAAAGTTTGATACTAGTTTATAAAGCATACAGATATTGCATGAAAATCAGCCATCACAACTCAATTAAGAGTATTCATCAGTACAAAGGCTAGATCTACACCGGTGGGGGatttgacctaagatatgcaacttcagctacacaaatagcgtagctgaagtcggcatatcttaggtcgatttacctggccatgaggacggcagcgagttgactgctgctgctcccccgtcgactccgcttccacctcttgccacggtggagttccggagtcgacagcagagcgaTCGGAGATcgattttatcacatctacactagaggcaataaatcaatccctgatagatcgattactacccgccgGATACCCAATCCAGCAGGTAGATGTAGATGTTCCCTAAGTCTCTACCTAGTGGAGATACAAGTTTGTTGTATCAGATTAACAAATGATAGTTACATGGCATTGCTGAAAACAAAGGTCTGTGGTGAGACTACATTGAACCATAAAATCAAACTTCAGCAATTATTGCTTAACAAGGAATGTAAGTTCTACAAGTTAACCTAAAAAAATAACTTAGagcagaaataaaatgttaaattccGAACCATCTGTGAACATTCATTActaagatcctgatcctgcaaatacttacacacacatataaattTAAGTATATgagtagctctactgaagtcagctggactattcacatgctgaacttgaagcatgtgcataagagtttacaggatcagggcctaagataCCAAATCAGTTATGCCAAGATTGTAAATTACCTGTCATATCTAAACTGGAGTTGCGTATATTTGCTGAAAGAAAATTGACACCCATTCCCATAGCCCATGCAGAGTGGAACTGACTAGCAGACAAAAGTGGAAGAGTATTTATCCAAGCTGTTGGAAACAACACAGTATCCACTTGTAACTTGCTCACCAGGACCACAGCAGGATCATGGAAAAGTATGTCTGCACAAGTGAAAATGCCAAACTTTCCAAAGGATGTATTGAAGGTGACAAACTCTGGCTCCTTAGGGTAATCAAACTGAGTTTCTGTCACAAAGAGGTTATACTGTttatgggaaagagagaaaggaaatgtaTTAGGCCATATAAATCAGAACTCAGTGCAGTTAAATTGTTTACATAAATAAAGGGAATACAGAGTCTAAGTTTCTgttaaattctacttttttccCCACATTGAAAGAGGCTGGATTACAATGCAAAAGAAAAGTCAGACAAAGTATACAGGATTCCCTTTTCTCTTGCATGAATGgtattttaatttattcattGGTAGGAAATTATGAAATATCGGATTTTTCATACCCCCCCAGAGAATGTCCCTTCATATTTATAAATGGTACCAAATGGCCTTTTGgaagtttaaattaaatttcaaCAATAGCAGAAAAAGTGATACAGCAAGTTAGTGCCTAGCATTTCTAGTGCCCTTGCTTTTAAACTATTATTTTAGTTACATATAAATTTAAGTTTGGGAAATTTATTGTAGTTTCACAGTTTGTTCTCATAATTCCTTACTAGAAGTTGACATGATCTGTTGCATCCATAGGCTGAACATTGCACAATGAGCCAAGAGGCGAATGAGGGTGCACACGCCCATGGTTCTTTGCACTCCTCCTTGCACTCCTTCCAGTGGAGTCCTCACTCAGCTCCTTCATTACCATCCTCCTTCATTATCATCCTCCCAATCCTAATGTCAGGGTTCTTTGTGtcccccattccctcctttccccccatacCAGGGGCTTTGTGTGCACCTTCATGGCTCCTTATTTCCTCCTACCACCCTTCcaattttcatgcttttctttctttttcagggtattaacattttaaacaacTGGGAGGATGGAGAGAGTGGAGATGGGGAAGCAGTTATgttggaaggtgttaatggctgccatcaattAGTTCTTTGTTCTACAGATAATTACAAAAAAGcggttgcagctgctgctctgctaaTCAGATGCCCGGGGCTGCAAGTGGCCCTCTTTATACCCTTCAGGTTTTCCCAATTTTCACCAAATTCCATAGGGTTCTGTCCACTGATGCCTAGAATATTCCCTGTAACTTTGGAATTGATTGGATGTAGCATTCAGAAGCTATCGCATTACACCCAAACAAAGAAATGCCATCAAATTGAATGTAAGGCCTCACAATCTCAGCTGACTACTTAAATCACTAGCTACCTAAGTGCTAATCTACATTGGCAATgctaaagtgctgccgcagcaacGCTTTAACTTGGCTTGTGTAGTCCTGGCAGAGTGCTCTCTTCCAGtgctgtaaaacaaacaaaaacaaaaaaacacctccacaagaggggtggctcccagcactggtgcactgtctacactgttgcttcacagtgctgaaacttgctgctctcaaggggtgttttttcacaccccgagcaagCAAGTTGCAGTGGAGAGAAGCCCTAAGAGAGACCAAGTAGGTATTGCTTGGGGTTCACCAGTGGCATTAATTTTCTGCCCTTCATAAGGTTTATGAAAGAGCAATCAATTGTGGCTGCCTATTGAAGCAAGAACTAGATTGGACTGGAATTTTTCAGGTTAATATTTTGACAAATTGGAGCTAAAGCTTCCTCAGCTAGGATTctgcagctgtggctgggaaAGTAAATTCCTCTGACTACAGACACTGAAAACATGACCTCTCTTGTTTTAACACTCTGATCCTCTGCATGGCACTAAATATATTCCACAATAGTTTTAGTTAAAGGATTTTGGAAAAAATGCTAAATATGATTAAAAGGAGTCAATTACTGCACTGAACTGTGCAAAGTTGTTTATTTCTTACCTTATG from Chelonoidis abingdonii isolate Lonesome George chromosome 3, CheloAbing_2.0, whole genome shotgun sequence includes the following:
- the LOC116824894 gene encoding pantetheinase-like isoform X1 gives rise to the protein MVYSQPPVYATIFTLSVLKACALDSYIAAVYEHSVILSEDTKIPVSPEDALMLMNKNMDVLEGAIKAAALQGARIIVTPEDGIYGWVFTRETIYPYLEDIPDPQVNWIPCTDPDRFAPAPVQERLSCMARSNAIYVVANIGDKKPCNSSDPKCPSDGHYQYNTDVVFDSEGKLVARYHKYNLFVTETQFDYPKEPEFVTFNTSFGKFGIFTCADILFHDPAVVLVSKLQVDTVLFPTAWINTLPLLSASQFHSAWAMGMGVNFLSANIRNSSLDMTGSGIYAPNGPRAFHYNTETENGHLLVAQLSSHPRLSPTYPIAVNWSLYATSINRFSPDDHDFSGVIYFDLFTFTELTKPEGNRTVCQKDLCCHLSYRTVEKREDEVYVLGAFDGLHVIEGEYYLQICTLLKCKSTDLKTCGQPVATAHTSFDTFSLSGTFGTSYIFPEVLLTGVQLAPGEFQVLSDGRLINQNGTSKPVLSVTLFGRWYEKDPPHPQQAFP
- the LOC116824894 gene encoding pantetheinase-like isoform X4 codes for the protein MLMNKNMDVLEGAIKAAALQGARIIVTPEDGIYGWVFTRETIYPYLEDIPDPQVNWIPCTDPDRFAPAPVQERLSCMARSNAIYVVANIGDKKPCNSSDPKCPSDGHYQYNTDVVFDSEGKLVARYHKYNLFVTETQFDYPKEPEFVTFNTSFGKFGIFTCADILFHDPAVVLVSKLQVDTVLFPTAWINTLPLLSASQFHSAWAMGMGVNFLSANIRNSSLDMTGSGIYAPNGPRAFHYNTETENGHLLVAQLSSHPRLSPTYPIAVNWSLYATSINRFSPDDHDFSGVIYFDLFTFTELTKPEGNRTVCQKDLCCHLSYRTVEKREDEVYVLGAFDGLHVIEGEYYLQICTLLKCKSTDLKTCGQPVATAHTSFDTFSLSGTFGTSYIFPEVLLTGVQLAPGEFQVLSDGRLINQNGTSKPVLSVTLFGRWYEKDPPHPQQAFP